Part of the Vigna unguiculata cultivar IT97K-499-35 chromosome 3, ASM411807v1, whole genome shotgun sequence genome, cattctcccctgTTTGGAGAGAAGTCGACTCGAATTTTGAAAGGTCTTCCGGGTCAAATACGCAActtataatgatatatttgatGGCCCTGCAGGTATTGCACATTGACCCCAATCTATCTTTCATAGGTACCGGAATGACTAAAATAGCACAAGGACTCAAACTTTCCTGAATCGATCCTTTGTCCATAAGTTGCGCCTCATGCTTCTGTATCTCTTTAGTTTCTTCTGTGTTACTCCTATAGGTTAGCCTATTAGGAAGGGATGCACCCTGAATGAGATCCATATTATACTCAGTTCCCCTTTTAGGAGGTAAACCATGAGGGATGTCTTTAGGAAAGACATCATCATACTTTTTGAGAAGTTGCGTCATACGTAAAGACAAATAAGCTTGCGCAGAAGAGAGATAAATATTGTTAGGCATAAGCAAATATAAGGGTTGGTTCTTAACCAACACtctgtttatttctttttctctcaataAAAGGCTTTTACCACTCCTTATTTTTTTACCTTcctttttcttgtctttttctggaattttctctcttccttcttttctctcttgCTCTCTTCTCACGCTCATCTTAATTTGATCTTCACAAACTTCTCTAGGAGATAAAGGTGTTAGGGACACCTTCTGCCCCTTAAACAGGAAAGAATACTTATTGGTTAGACCATCATGGGTTACCTTTCTATCATattgccaaggcctccccaaCAATAAGTGACTCGCCTCCATAGGTACCACATCACATACTACCTCATTGACATATTTACCAATAGAGAAAGCAATGTTCACTTGCTTATCTACCACCAATTCTCCATCCTTACTCAACCATTGCAAAGTATAAGGACTAGGGTGCATAGATGTCACCAAACCAAGCTTTTCCACTAGCCGTTTACTAGTTACATTTGTacaacttcctccatcaatgatGAGTGAACACACCTTTCCTTTAACCATACATCTAGAATggaaaatatttcttctttggGTCTCATCTTCCTCTTTATTCATACTACCCAACAACCGCCTAACCATCAAGAGATCTCCCTCCACAGGGGGGACTTCACACTCATTTTCCTCCTCATCACTACTAGATGATTCAGATGATTCACCCGCGGAATGCTCACTAATGTACTCACCATTCGCCAACAACATCATAGTTCTTTTGTTGGGACATTCAATTGCGATATGTCCTctacccaaacatttaaaacattttattgcaCTAGAACGTGAAGAATCATTATTACTAGcttgagaagttactttaccATTTGAGGACTCCTTCTCCTTAGATTTAGGAATGGTAGAAGTAGCTTCCTCCTTCTTATATTTCTCCGTATCTCTCCATGAGGTGGATGACTTCCTATAGGCGCTTCGTCTCTTGAGTTGTTGTTCCACTTTGGTGGCTTGGTGAATAAGATCCTCCAAGGTCTCATAATGGTGCATTTTCACCACATCTTGAATCTCCCTATTTAATCCATTCAAGAATCTAGCCATTGTAGCCATATGTGTTTCTTCCACTTCAGCTTTCATCAAGGTGACCTCCATCTCTTGAACATACTCTTCAACACTCTTATTTTCCTGTGTAAGTCGTTGTAATTTGTTGAAGATCTGTTTTTTATAATAAGGAGGCACACATTTTTCCTTCATAGATACCTTTAATTGCTCCCATGTAGAAATTGGCAATCGCCTTCTTCTAGCTATGTCCATGGTGATTTGATTCCACCAATTCATAGCATAACCTTCAAACACCAAGGAAGCCATAAGCACCTTATCATCATCCTCATAATCGTAAGAGTTGAAGATTTGGTCAAGCTTCATTTCCCATGCCAGGTAAGCTTCCGGGTCATTAGCTCAATTAAATTTAGGAATTATAATCTTCTTCCACATCTTATCTCTTCGAGGTGTGTGGTTCCCGAACTCCTCTCGTCTTTGGCCTTGTCTTGGCCTAAAATCATGCTCCTCCTCATCATTATCCCTCCTAAGCATGTGGTTCCCAAATGCCTCACGTCTTTGGCCTCACCGTGGCCTCAAAACATGTGTCGCTTCATCATTATGAGAAGAATGGTCTGAATCATCatgtctccttcttcttctctccactcCCTCTAATCTCACGCTCACATCTTCATTAAACTTTTGGAGCCTTTCGAACTGTTGTTGATTAtgttgttgcatttgattcATTTGTAATGTGAGCTTATCAAGTGCAACCATGAGTGTTGCAGTCTTAGGTGAGACAGGATCACTATTATTGGAAGAAGTCATGTCTTGCAAGAAAATGTtagcaataatatttttttttgaccTCACCACTCTactaagtgtttcactcaattttCCACTCGTGTATCACACATATAGGCTTTTTCTTGAATGTACTCTCttgccttttaccactcaaattccCTTTAGTGCTTGGCAAAGAACTCTAGTAGCTTAAGGAAAGAGTGAACAAACAATGTGAAGAAAGTTGCGAGACCTAAATCTTGACTTAAGAGGACAAAGAAGATTCAAAACACTAGACAAAACTTCAAGGAATTGTAAagacacaaaacaagaaaattaaaattagaaaataataggactaccaaagatatttaaatgagacaacacggagactctaagagaaagactgattgcaagtaaatatcaataaaccataaataaaattgcaataaaagttgtgttgaactctccttttttttttggatccttctttttctactttttttttcaatatatatttgtttccttttgactTGATCcacaattttgtatttatatttttttttttgcagttcaacacaaaaacaaattaaacaattgATCCTTCAAACCCTCATACTCATATAAATCAAAGTAAGGGCACTTGCAAATCCCAAacacaataacaaataatttccacgaatcaaatgtagaaatacacaatttaaatagagaacaaaaaggaaaaaaaattatgccaaataaaaaaaaattcaaccaaattggaaacaaccttaggggttttactccttacaaaggaaacaaacaaaattcaaaacaaaacacaGAACAAGCAGACATTaaaaattgtagttttttttttgtttcatatgacagaaaaataacatagaagaggaaattcaaaccagaaccttgctctagataccagatgatacgatcctatccaggaaagagtatgatggtttctgaatttgaaccctcaagaggcacgacacgaataaatcagagaagaacgcggaataagacagagatggaggacgccacaatctagcagattgataagtcaaatgaagattcgccacaaagatgttaatctttgataagaaccagaggcctaagccaagaacaaatagaaccctctctttaatgaaatcaaattcaatatatgactaaaagttttttttacatCAGTTTTTAGTACctttatttataggcacataagtttaagcaaACCTGcaaaccctacaagaaggcccaagcccaaaacataaaagcataaactaattataaaagaaagctcaaaacccaaaaacataaaacataactaatttctaaaagaaaacccaaaagttcatcttcaagttcttcttgtatggaatcttgggatagtcctctatcacaACCCCTCAGCATTCATCTCGTCAACGCAACATGGTAACTTCCGCGTCGACGTCTTGCGGCAAGCTGCGTGCCGCTAGGCGATACACTCCATCGGCCAACTCCAGGTTATTTTCCAGAACCCGTGCCCCTACCACTTATCCTGCTTTGCTAATTCCCTTCATTCTCCATTCAGATTCCAACCACATTCAGAGTAACCCAAAACCTAGCCACATTAATCATCAGTTTCTACTGCAATTCATAACATTTCGCGTTCAATCATACCACAGGATACCACAACATTCAATCAAACAGAGATTTCATAGCACTTTATCATATTGCCACTCGACCCTATGGATTTCTACAATATAATGACTCAATTCATCAATCATTCGGTGGAACTACATTTTTCCCCGATCAGAATCACTCCAGAACACACAGAACACCAAAACCGAGCCAATTCCACTCGCGTTGCCTGATGGgtattcatcaccgccaggcagttcatcgaaaaacccagaaactgggttgCAGGtttatggcgcctggcggtaccgGGATTCACCGCGAGGCGGTTCCTCAGGGAACCCAGAATTTCACTACACTACCATATGCCGCCAAGCGGCTATGAACAGCCCGTCAGGCGGTTTCttgaaattttccagaaacgtgcaattccacaaaaatttaacataaatacaCTCCCAATGGTTCATGCTTCCATACAAAAtaagtaaatacataaaaagAAGTGGGCTCAggtcccctaacctggatccttttgCTAAGAATTGGTTTGCTTTGAAGAACTCCAATGATCACCACGTTCCCTCCTCTATTGGTGTGCTCTCACTTGACTCCAGAACCTCAGTCCACCTCACCTATCTCTCTGATTTTCGTGCCTAATTTTCTGGTATCCTCTCAGCTTTGCAAAACCCTAACTTTAAGCCAAATCCTTCTTTTTAAAGGGTTTAAGCCAAATCCTTCTTTTTAAAGGGTGTCTAAAACTATGTTAATTACTATACCCAAAAATTAAGTCATAATTGAGTTGTTAAATGCAATTTACCACATCCTTATGGCCATTTTCCAGCCACCTCTCTGCTGCCCACTCTAGGGTTTTCTTCCcaacttttcatattcaattccAAGCCAAAACAcccaaaaaaagaattaatgtttaatgtaagttctccaaggcttgaacctataaccatgcaattgccaCACCAATATCAAACCACTTAACCaactcatatttcatgctaacaatcATAATTCAATTTTCATATCATATCATAACATGACTTcacagatttaaataataaaacaatcacAAAAGTTaacatacataagactcaaacccaagtcctatcacacaattaaagtactctcaaccacttgagctagtactttacCACGTCAtatcaaccataatttaataaaataatcatttccccacccgcatttattaattaattatttatttaattaattaaatcccacgggtcttacatgcccgccccgccccgttgccatctcTAGAGGTGACATTGTGTATTCGATCtgaaataacaatgaaaaatatttgtaattagtGTAACTATCtacaatggtaaaaaaaaattaaaataccctTTTGtaccaatttttgtcaattttgttcaatttggttattttttgctaacactgtttaaatcattaacggttaTAAACACTGACtatcacgtgtcactttgtgattttttttaatttttttaattttttaaatgttcacgtGTCAATCCAACAACATGTCACGTGTAAgagtcaatattttatatttaatttagttcctatattcgttagttttgttcaatttagtcacaatctttgttaacatgaaccaattttttccctccccaaatttaaactaaatgtaatttttatattaaaattcacattttttattaaatgttttatataatatattaaaatttacatcattataacttttatataaaaattaaatttagtctcaTCTTCGACAACGACAGAATTGGtaaatcttaaataaaattagaactaaattgaacaaaaataacaaatatagagaccaaattgaatataaaacattaactttgacacatgacacattactaggttgacacgtgtacatttaaaaaaaattaaaaaaaattaaaaaaattaaaaaaaatcacaaagtgacATATGGTCGCTAATGATTAaaatggtgttagcaaaaaaagaccaaattgaacaaaatttatgaaaatttggatatatttgaacacaaaaataaaattatgacttatttaaaaaaacttcatgaaaattgagaaaagaaatattttaacttgAAAAAAACTATACATAGACTAAGTTGAGAAAAacgatgataataataataataaatgtccATTATCTTTTCCATTATATATactctttttaaaattagaagaaaaaaatcttcaatattttaaaattagaaggaaaatcttcaatattttaaaattagaaggaaaatcttcaatatttttaaaattagaagaaaaattcttgattatttttaaaattagaagaaaaattataatttatttttaaaattatataaaaaattcttcattatttttaaaattattaggaaaattcttcaatatttataaaagtataaggaaaatttttcattatttttaaaataagaaagaaaattctaatttgttttttaaaattagatggaaaattcttcattatttttaaaattattaggaaaatttttcaatatttataaaaatagaaggaaaaatcttcattatttttaaaattagaaaggaaataatttattgtatttgaaattagaaggataattctaatttatttttaatattagaagAATAGTTCttccttatttttaaaattataaggaaaattcttcaatatttataaaattagaagaaaaattatttattatttttaaaattataaggaaaattctttgttatttttaaaattataaggaaaaattattcattatttttaaaattattaggaaaattatttattgtatttaaaattagaaggatgattctaatttatttttacaattagaAGAAAAGTTCTTCAtcatttttaaacttatatggaaaaattttcaatatttataaaattagaaggaatattcttcattattttcaaaattagaagaaaaattcttcaatatttttaaaccaactctaacactattttttacatgtagtaaaaatgaaacataaatctaataattatattccaATAATAtagttagagttggtttaaaaataatgaaagaaatattaaataaaaaataaattttaataaaaattctagtataacatttatgtaaaaattaaatttggtctcaatttggagagagacaaatttgagattaaatggaacaaaactaacaaaaattgagactaaattaagcAAAGTTATTGAAAATAATGACTGAATTGAATATAACACATGTCATGTCTATACTGACTAACACATGACAGTAACAATGACTTTCCATTGTGACATGCACTTTCACattcattaatgatttaaaagctgttaaaaaaattattaaattgaacaaatttgacgaaaattgtgatcttattaaacatttataaaaaatgagaaccaaattgatGAAAGTagacgaaaatagggaccaaaattgtatttaaacctattttttagttttgtttttgtgaGCCTTTCTATTTATTTGTGGATATGTTCAATTGCtttatatgattaattttgtgaaataaacattttaacaaCTTTATTAAATATGCATTTATTATTGCGAAATTTATGAGATGATATCataaatatctatttaattgcatattttacgttaaaataaaaaaaaatcatataatttgttTGTCAAATTAAGATCATACCTTCTTTTGTTcaattgataaatattatttaatactagataaataaaagaatctacaaaatattttggaTTAATGTAGTGTAACgcatattgataaaataaaactataaaaataattattaaaattgccGATTAAATTTTTTCCccaataataattaacattttattattttccacGTATGTtagatcaatattatttttaacttaattgcaTTTCATAgtcatcttttttctttcacaggAAACCTATATTGGCATTGTTACAACAGAAAAATGTTCATgtctattataaattatttatttttcaaaaaaatattattatgtttctcattttttaaatttataaaaaatttaatatattttttaagttaacaaaacaaaaatgcatGTTACCgcttttgaaatatatttgttagtcacactattttataataattgtaattttcaaGTGTAAATTTTAGGTTTCCTTCTAGGGTCTTCGGTTGCTTCCAGGGAATACTTAGAAGGTTTCATGTTAGTAATGCAAGTGTTTTGTTGCAGTGATTATCATTTTGTTGCCGGTTTCTAGGGCAAAGAATTTTATTGCTCCTCTCTCCCCATATGCTTTGCTCTctgtttttttgtaaattttagaTTGGTTTACTTCATTCCATGCATGTTGTGTTTCTTGTGAGCACTCTTCTGTTTGTGGTAGCTTAATACCCCAAACCTTAAAAAGTTATCGGATTGAAGGAATTGTAGAGTTTTTATAGTATGCAGTCCATTTAATTTTCTGCAGTGGgagtttttttaatcaatagtTTTGCTGTCAAAAGTATAGAAATGGACAACTAAtagttatttgtttaattatctctccattaaaaaatcacaaatgaGTCTATTCTTTGTTCTTCATCATCTTTTACTATCATGTTTTACTAAGTCATCTACAAGTGTAATGGTCGAGATCAAATacagtttaaatatttattcctCTTTCTAATTTAGacgttttttaaaaataaaaccgtAACGAGATACGATATGAATATTAATCTTCTAGTTAAGAGTAAAGAAAGTTGTCGTCTCATAATAGATGTCAATGTTCCGATTTCACTAATCGGGATACAAAGAGAATAAACTGAGCTGAACACCCTTAACAAAGAACTTAAGGGACCAACAAAGAACTTAAGGGACCGATAATTGGTATGTAGTACAAATCACCATAAATCCGAAGTATTGGAAGCGGtaacatcattattattatcgaTGCAACTGTTGTTTCCGGTCTCCTCTACCTGCGTCATTGTCGCTATTGCTACTCCTAGTTCCCGTGTCAAACTAGATAGAATGGTTTGGGGGTGGGATTTGTCACATGGAGAGCTTCACACATGGTTATTTCCGCAGAATTTGCTAAGACACTTTGGAAATGGGGCTAGTGAGACAGAGAGGAATGAGTGCTCTTTTTCGGAGAAATAACATTTTCGGGTACTGTTGAGGCATATCCTTTGTACCATTATGTACATTCCAAAATCAGTTCACCAATACTTCTAATTTGGGTCTGAGTGCTGAATGGCTTGATGTTGGATTTGGAATAAGATGTGAGTCTGGATTGATTGGGTGGGTTGGTTGGTGTTAtgaatattaattgaaatttctAAATGAAGGCAATGATAATTGAATGGGAAAAGATAGGGCACTTTTCTAGGTAATTTTAGTCATATCCTAAAGCTATATCTTAGGTTTCTAAGTTTAAGTACCTAATATCAGTATTACAAAGTGATGAGACAATAAATGAATATGCCACACATAAGCTATATCTTAGATTGATGTTTTGAACTTCATAACTGCACACTTGCAATGGAATTCATGTATCTTATTGACTGTTCATTATTTCCCGTTTTGGTCTTCTAGCTGCTTCTTCAATTCCTTCCAATTAAGCATTCTCATTATCACATTATAAATGTACTCTTTGGCTCTGTGACTATTTGCTTTTTTGTTTCTAGTTTGAGTGATTTTGTGTGGTGGAAATGTCTTCTCAACAACAGACATAAATATGACGTCGATTTGCATGTGTAATTTTGGCCatcttaaaaaatagaataaaattatataatcctTGAACGGTACAAGAGATGGCGTCATAGAAAGGACTTACTATTGATAAGGAAAATCTTGTCATATAGTATAAGTTCACTAAATGCTATCATTCTTGTAATCTCAGCTTTTTCTCTAACAATTTTTCTCATCTTTTTTTCAGGTTCTTacaaattattctttttcttttaaccattatttattaaacttaaaAGACTTGAAGGTGATTGTAACTGATGatatttgtttctgaaattgtatctattataaaattttgaatttgagaTTGCCGTTGAATGTTGTGATGTGAAAAGTCCATTGTGGTGGGCTTGGTTTGAAGAGTCTGTGGAAAAATTGGGCTAAAACTTGCTGCACCCCTTCAAATTTCCTCCCACCCTATCAAACACTTCCCGGCGTAAGAGGGGCAGTGGTTGATTGTCGGAAAAAAAATTCCGGAAGGGTAAAATTTCTGGAAGGGTTTATTATGTTCCCCAGAATTCCGGAAGTGATAAAATAAGTGATGGAAGGTAGCAAAAAAGTATGGGGTGCAGGAAATAATACCCCAAAAGTTTATGGTCTAAATTGACTGGATACTTTTGTCATAGGTGTCTATCCTCTAAATGAATGATTAATAtaaagtcaaaatattatttgataggtttaattatttatttttctgataaatttgaaaatatttgagtttatgataaatttttgtgatctaataaatattcaataaatttaatttttttattaaagtcatgtttttaatatttttctattaatcaaGTGATAGGACCGATAAGTGACTTACGTGATTGTTATATTGTcaagttatatttattatatgtcattttattaatttaaaattttataatttatcaaagatttaaaacataattaaatatattttatatattattttattttataaaataataattatacttaaaattaaataaaatatataaaatatacatgaattataattaatatatatatatatatatatatatatatataaagctaaaattagtttttgtcAATGTGACTTAAATTGTTagaataattaaatgtgtttttaatttttaatctaaaattatttttagtttctttttccctaagtttattaaaatgactaaaatgGTTTACATAGAGTTTGGtccagttaaaaaaaaaaatctaatttattgAGAAAAGGGAATGAGTTGGGTCTTGACACAGTTAGGTCGGGGGCTAAACagagatgatggaaaattatCGGGGTagttacaattttaaaaagtcATGTACTATGGACTTAAATAAGTTTTaggttttatttatattttaataattttgtattattctatcaatttttaatataataaatttttattaaaacaactTACTATATAATAGATTTATATAAAGTTCTTCTATCATAGAAAAGTaaggtgtaaataaattttggattgtgtaacaataatagtttaatattttatccgattcaattattttgtctttttagttttaaatgttttgtaattaatatttcttacaacaattattaattaaaaactattgAAATAAAACGCTTGACAACTATGTTAGAGTAAAGTAgaatttttataagaactacaaaataataagtataatatcaaataagaaagtctatttatgtttaaaataaaataaaatttatagtcgaaatgacagaaaaaaattattccatatgcttttttaatttacttttgaataaatccgtcggtaatttaTGTACAAATTAGGTTCGCGATAGCTTTCTTAGGAACCAATACATTGCAAATTTTTCGAATAAATTACCAACATGCCTAAGCATATCTTTGTGGATAGTATGAGAACTTGTTCAATATATAAGTAACGCAAGATTATACTTGTATAGATTATACTTGTATAattgaatatttcaaatgtgAAATACAATTCATTTGACATCGTATATTTAATCTCAAATGTTTAATATTAGATTCAaacacttatttaaataaaaaaactgcgtgtgtattgttaattaaattcaaaatcatcGATATATACGATCAGTTATATCAACATTAGTCTCAAACTACTTCTAAATACATCACTATAAAAAATCATGTAAATTGTAACGATTTTATTATGACGGTTGTTAAAAATCGccacattttataatataatacgaCGATTTTTTAACTACCACAATTTACATGTAAAATATGATGATTTTAACCGCCACTTTTTAAACCGCcatattttacatgtaaaatacaacattttaaccgacatattttaataaatctaaatactaaaattttctCGGGTTCAAATTTCCTCTTACGTTTGAAAATTTTCCCTCTCAGTTTTTTTCCGGATTTTTTTCCCTTATTCTCAACTTTGCATTTCACTTTCACGATCCTTTATTTTGATTTCTCCTTCCCAATCTTATCTCTCGCTTCTCATTTATTTCAACATTTCAACTTCTCCTCCCAACATTTTGACTTCTCTTCCCCG contains:
- the LOC114175201 gene encoding uncharacterized protein LOC114175201, which translates into the protein MKLDQIFNSYDYEDDDKVLMASLVFEGYAMNWWNQITMDIARRRRLPISTWEQLKVSMKEKCVPPYYKKQIFNKLQRLTQENKSVEEYVQEMEVTLMKAEVEETHMATMARFLNGLNREIQDVVKMHHYETLEDLIHQATKVEQQLKRRSAYRKSSTSWRDTEKYKKEEATSTIPKSKEKESSNGKVTSQASNNDSSRSSAIKCFKCLGRGHIAIECPNKRTMMLLANGEYISEHSAGESSESSSSDEEENECEVPPVEGDLLMVRRLLGSMNKEEDETQRRNIFHSRCMVKGKVCSLIIDGGSCTNVTSKRLVEKLGLVTSMHPSPYTLQWLSKDGELVVDKQVNIAFSIGKYVNEVVCDVVPMEASHLLLGRPWQYDRKYDDVFPKDIPHGLPPKRGTEYNMDLIQGASLPNRLTYRSNTEETKEIQKHEAQLMDKGSIQESLSPCAILVIPEKA